One window from the genome of Bacteroidota bacterium encodes:
- the rbfA gene encoding 30S ribosome-binding factor RbfA: protein MDSTRQQKYNRLFLKEIGELFQKEGRNFYGNAFVTVTNVRVSPDLGIANIHLSFFGVKDPNAVLEQIKKHTKEIRHLLGNSIRHQARIVPELKFFLDDSLDYVEKMEKLFKDINIPPSTTSYQEYFCSKVQSSKLAS, encoded by the coding sequence ATGGACTCCACCCGCCAACAAAAATACAACCGCCTCTTCCTAAAAGAAATCGGTGAGCTTTTCCAGAAGGAAGGCCGGAATTTTTATGGGAATGCTTTTGTGACGGTTACGAATGTGCGCGTGTCGCCGGATTTGGGGATTGCGAATATACATTTGTCGTTTTTTGGGGTAAAAGACCCGAATGCTGTGCTGGAACAGATCAAAAAACATACGAAGGAAATCCGCCATTTACTCGGAAATTCTATCCGACACCAGGCGCGAATTGTGCCGGAATTGAAGTTTTTTCTGGATGATTCGCTGGATTATGTGGAGAAGATGGAGAAGCTTTTTAAGGATATCAATATTCCACCCAGCACCACCAGCTATCAAGAGTATTTTTGTTCAAAGGTTCAAAGTTCAAAGTTGGCTTCGTAG
- a CDS encoding class I SAM-dependent methyltransferase — protein sequence MQYDPIKRSLGNVFNKTPFLRRLFYNLLDLLLLRAWHVHKELRLWIRTAKKDADILDAGAGFGQYTYWMNQKNQNWKITSIDVKDEQVADCNRFFQQIGSTNVRFEVGDLTKYVVPNAYDLVVCVDVMEHILEDVQVFKNYFASMKSGGMVLISTPSDQGGSDVHGDDESSFIEEHVRDGYNIQEIQDKLRSAGFNKIEARYQYGTPGKISWRLSMKYPIVMLGKTKLFFIILPFYYIIAYPISFVLNYLDTYGRHSTGTGLVVKAWKD from the coding sequence ATGCAATACGACCCCATAAAGCGCTCCCTGGGCAATGTTTTTAATAAAACTCCTTTCTTAAGACGACTTTTTTATAATCTGCTGGATCTTTTATTGCTCCGTGCATGGCATGTGCATAAGGAACTTCGATTATGGATCCGGACAGCGAAAAAGGATGCAGATATTCTTGATGCAGGCGCGGGATTCGGACAGTATACTTACTGGATGAATCAGAAAAATCAAAACTGGAAGATCACTTCTATCGATGTGAAGGATGAACAAGTGGCTGATTGCAATCGCTTCTTTCAGCAGATCGGTTCTACAAATGTCCGCTTTGAAGTGGGTGACCTTACGAAATATGTTGTGCCGAATGCATATGACCTTGTTGTTTGTGTTGATGTAATGGAACACATCTTAGAAGATGTTCAGGTTTTCAAAAATTATTTCGCATCGATGAAGTCGGGTGGAATGGTTCTGATCTCAACTCCTTCCGATCAGGGTGGCAGCGATGTGCATGGCGATGATGAATCTTCTTTCATCGAAGAACATGTGCGTGATGGATATAACATTCAGGAAATACAGGACAAACTGCGCTCTGCAGGTTTCAATAAAATAGAAGCGCGTTATCAATACGGAACTCCCGGAAAAATTTCGTGGCGACTGTCGATGAAATATCCGATCGTTATGCTCGGCAAAACGAAATTGTTCTTTATCATTCTGCCGTTCTATTATATTATCGCTTATCCGATTTCGTTTGTGCTTAATTATCTGGACACATACGGCAGGCATTCTACAGGCACTGGACTTGTGGTTAAGGCGTGGAAGGATTAA